ACCCTCAGGGACAACCTTCCTTCACTATATACAAAAACGATGTTACGGATCGCCACAGTCTGAGCCATGATGTTGTGTCGAGTATGGTCGATGATCCCAACCAGCCAAATCGATACCTATGGGTGAGCACCAAAGGCGGGGGATTGGAGCGACTTGATAAACGATTGGGGCAGTTTCGTCATTTCACGGAAGCACAGGGTTTACCGAACAAAGTGGTCTATGGGATTCTGACCGACGAATTCAGAAACCTCTGGATGAGTACCAACCGGGGGCTGGCCCAGTTCAATCCACAGACATTTACGTTTCGCACTTATTCCAAAGCCGATGGTTTGCAAGACGATGAGTTCAACACCGGATCTTATTTTAAAACGGCAGCCGGTGAGTTACTCTTCGGTGGGGTCAATGGGCTAACGGCATTCCGGGCAAAGGACGTCGTGCGAAAAACGCTGGCTCCTCCGCAAACTCATCTGGTTAGTCTGAAAATAAATAATGAGCCCATAACCGTTGGGGGGGCTGATGGCATTTTAAGCCAAAGTATTGAGAACACGTCCCGTATCGATCTGGCCTACGATCAGAATCTGATTACCCTGGAATTTGCCGTGATGAATTTTGCCAACCCGGCCCACAACCAGTATCGCTATCGGCTAGTGGGCATCGACGACGGGTGGGTGGAGGCTGGTACGAACCGGTTTGCCAACTATGCTCAGCTTCCCTACGGGCGCTACACGCTCCAGATGATGGGCTCCGCCGATGGGGAAACCTGGAGCCAGCCCGTCACGCTACACATTCGAATCCATCCGCCGTTCTATCGGACCTGGTGGGCTTACCTGATATACGCGCTGGCCGTGGGTTTTGCTGGCTGGCAGTTATATCGGTTTCAGAAGCAGCGGTGGCTATTACAGCAGCAGGTCAGCCTGGAGAAGCAGGAAGCCAGCCGACTCGCCGAGTTAGACGCCTTAAAAACCAATTTTTTTGCCAATATCTCCCACGAGTTTCGTACGCCATTGACCCTAATTCTGGGTCCCATTGAGCAAATGGCGCAGGAGTACGCCCACGACAGCCGCTTCCCGATGCTGCAGCGTAATGCCAACCGGCTGCTGAGTCTGATCAACCAACTCCTTGACCTGAGTAAACTCGAAGCCGGGCAGCTCCGGGCCGAGCCTGAACCGGGTGACATGGCCGCTTTCTTCCGCATGTTAGCTAGTTCGTTCAGTTCGCTGGCCGAAAGCCGCAGGATCACGTTCACATTTTCCCAGAACGAATCCGAACGCTGGGTCAGTTTCGACCGCGACAAGGTGGAGAAAATTATGACCAATTTGCTGGCCAACGCCTTTAAATTTACTCCCGCCGGGCATACGGTCAGCTTGACCGTGCAGTATCCGGATCAGGTGAATAACCCGGTGGTGATCAGCGTTTCGGATACCGGTATTGGTATTGCGACGGAGAGGCTTCCCCATATTTTTGAGCGGTTCTACCAGGGGGCCACCTTCACACGGTCTGCCGAAGGGAAAAATGTCCGGCCCTACGAGGGAACCGGCATTGGCCTGGCGCTGGTGCATGAATTGGTGAAGATTCTCGGTGGCAGCATTAGCGTAATCAGTACTGAAGGCGAGGGAACGACCTTTGCGGTCACGCTACCCTTGGCCGATAGTGGCGATAGTACCGTCCGATGGGTTACCGGGCTAGATTCGGGCGTGGCCCCGTTTGTAGTTACTGACGGGAACCACGCGCTGGAACGGCCGAAGGAGGCCGAAGCGACACTCGCTACGGCGGAAAATATCCTGCTCATCATCGACGACAATGCCGACATCCGGGCTTACATCCGCAGCATCTTTGCCGCCGACTACCAGATACTCGAAGCCGAGGACGGCCAGGAGGGTTTGCAGAAAGCTACGGCAAGTCTGCCTGATATGATTATATGTGACCTGATGATGCCCCGGCTGGATGGCTTCGGGTTTTGCCGGGCATTAAAAAAACAGGAAGCTACCAGTCATATACCGGTGGTGATGCTGACGGCCAGGGCGACCGTAGAAGACCGGATTGAAGGCTTCGAGCTGGGGGCCGACGACTACCTGACCAAGCCATTTAACCGGGAGGAAATTCGGGCCAGGGTAAAGAATCTGGTGCAGCAGCGGCAACGGCTCTACCAATGGTTTAGTGCGAAACGGACGGGGTTGGATACGCTCCCACTGGCTAGCCGGGAGCCGGTGCCAGCGTTGCTGGTTAGTGAGCAACAGTTTATCGATCGGCTGACCCAGGTGGTGAATCAGTATATTGATGAACCTGCCCTGAGTGTTGAGATGCTGGCCGGGGCTGTAAACATGAGCCGTTCCCAATTGCACCGAAAATTAAAAGCGGTGCTGGATACCTCCCCAACCAATTTTATCCGAAAAGTCAGACTGATCAAAGCGGCCAGTTTGCTGGTGGAGGGTAATCAAAGTATTACGATGGTGGCCTACGCCGTTGGGTTCGACAATCTATCTTATTTTGCCAAAGTATTTCAGGAAGAGTATGGAATGTTACCGTCACATTATAGACGTACTGAAAATTCAGGCCATAGTTTCTAAATAACGGAAACAGTAACTTTTTTGCAGCGTAAAGCCCGAATTTCCGGGCTTTTTTTATACGCATGCGACGAGATTGGTATTGATGCGACGAGGGTGGTAGCAGCCGGATAATCGATTGCAGTATTTGCCGGGGTCATTTCTGGCCTTGCCGGATGATTGCTCAATCTTATCGTTCATCGTATGAAAAACTACTACCTGACTCTTCTTTTCACTGGGTTACAGCTAGTCCTGCTGAGTTCGTTCAGCCAGGCCCAGGTCCCTGTGATCACGGCCTTAAACCCGGCACGCAACCAAAACAATGCTCCAGTTAACACCAATGTATCCGTAACCTTTGATCAGCCAATCAGTAACAGCACAGCCAGTAAAGGTGGGCTGTTACTGATTGGCCAACTGCGGGGCGGGCTGTTGCGCAACGGGCAAGGAGGCACTGCCAGCGTGAGTGGCAGCACACTCACGTTTAATCCAACCACCAACTTCAGGCCCGGCGAGACGGTATTTGTGACCAGCACGACGGCCATCCAGAGCACGGGCGGATCGCGTTTGGCGCGGGGACAGGTCTACCAGTTCACTACCCAAGTAGCTGGTACGGGCCGGGCTAATTTCACCCCCTCCGCCACTAACCTTGATCCCGCCGTGGGAGAATCTCCTTGGGGTGTGGCCCTCGGGGATGTGGATGGTGATGGCGATCTGGACATGCTCACCGCTAATCATGACAGCGATAACGTAAGTGTGCGGCTCAATGATGGTATGGGCAACTTTACCACTCCCCCATCCAACCCTGACCCCGCCGTGGGAAATGGTCCCTATAATGTGGCGTTAGGCGATGTGGATGGGGATGGCGACCTGGACTTGCTCACTGCCAATTCTATCAGCGATAACGTAAGTGTGCGGCTCAATGATGGTATGGGCAACTTCACCCCTCCCTCCTTCAACCCTGACCCCGCCGTGGGAGAATCTCCATGGGGTATGGCGTTAGGCGATGTGGATGGGGATGGCGACCTGGACTTGCTCTGCGCAAATGCTTATAGCAACAATGTGAGTGTACGGCTCAATGATGGTCAGGGTAACTTCACCGCTCCCCCCACCAACCCTGACCCCGCCGTGGAGATTGGCCCTGTGAGTGTGGTCCTTGGCGATGTGGATGGAGATAGCGATCTGGACATGCTCACCGCTAATTCTAACAGCAACACCGTAAGTGTGCGGCTCAATGATGGCCAGGGTAACTTCACCGCTCCCCCCACCAACCCTGACCCCGCCGTGGAGTTTGGTCCCTATAGTGTGGCCTTGGGGGATGTGGATGGCGATGGGGATTTGGACATGCTCACCGCTAACATAGCCTATGACAACGTGAGTGTACGGCTCAATGTTGGTATGGGCAACTTCATCGCTCCCCCCACCAATCCTGATCCTGCCGTGGGTGATTATCCCTATCATATCGCTTTGGGCGATGTGGATGCGGATGGAGACCTAGACTTGGTCACCGCAAATTATTTTAGCGACAACGTGAGCGTACGGCTCAATGATGGCACGGGCAACTTTACTGCTCCCACTACGAACCCTAACCCCGCCGTGGGGGATGGCCCTCTGAGTGTGGCATTGGGGGATGTGGATGGGGATGGGGATCTGGACCTGCTCTGTGCGAATAGGCTTAGCAACACCGTAAGTGTGCGGCTCAATGATCCGGTGCCCCCCAGTATAATAAACTTTGCGGCTACACCCAGCGCAGTCTGCGCCAGTAGCCCCGTTACCTTCACCGCTACGGTGGGCAACGTAACGGGTGCCTATAACTACACCCTGAGCAACGGCAGCAGTCCGCTCTCGGGCACCGCTAACACCACCGCGTTCAGTCAGACGCTGACGGCCAGCGGATCAGGTAGCCAGAGCTATACGCTGACGGTGAGCAACGGAGGAACACCCGCTACGGCCGTCACCAGCCTGACGGTGAACCAGTCTGGCCCAACGCGGCTGTACGTGAAGGCCAACGCAACGGGGGCCAACACGGGCTTAAGCTGGGATGATGCTTTTACCGATTTGCAGTCGGCCCTGAAGTACGCCTGTGTAGGCAACTTGAGCGAAATCTGGATTGCCCGTGGAGTGTACAAGCCTGTATCTAAACCCAGCAATCAAATTACACTTTCTGATCGGGCAGTCGGCTTCGAAATGTTGCCTGATGTAGCCATCTATGGGGGCTTTGAAGGCACCGAAACCGAGCTGGATCAGCGGCCGCTTATTAACCTGAGCAATCCTTCTTCCACTACGCTCTCTGCTGATATTGATGGCGACGGGACATTGGCAGGTAATGGCTACAGGGTTATTTACAACACCCGCCGACTCACAAGCACAGCCATTCTGGATGGAGCCGTGATTACCCCTCCTCAGAATGGTACTAATACGGGTGCTATTTCTAATAACAATACTTCAGGCAGCAGTTCCGAATGTAGTCCACAATTCCGAAACCTGCTTTTCACGGGCTTCGTAACAGGCTCTGTAAACAGTGGTTACTGCGTGGTCAATGTCGCTGGCCCTAACGCCACTGTCAGCCCCAGCTTTATAAACTGCATCTTTACGAATAACCAGGCCGGCACTTATTATGGTGTACTATTTTTTAACGAGGCAAGTGCTCAGGCACCCAGCACATCGGTAGTACAGCCACAACTGATAAACTGCCTGATTGCTGATAACACCGGTCAGGGGTTTATGTATAACAATCAACTGAGTGCAGGGCGGGTGCAGACTGAGTTTATCAACTGCTCTATGGTCAATCTGGCGGGAGGGCTGGCTCGTAATTCAACTTCGCAAAGTACATCCCCTATAACCATTAAACTAAGTAATAGCGTATTGTGGAATACAGGGGGGGCAGACACATTCCGTAAAGAGCAGGGAGCAACATCGCTTTCGGTCACGGCCCAATACAGCCTGCTGGATCAGACCATCACCGGTTACACCAGTGGACCAGGTAACCTGACGACTACCTCGTCACCGTTCGTATCGGCCAGTGACCTCAATCTGCCCAGCACCTCTCCCGCTGTCAATGCCGGTAACCCTGCCAGCGTAACCGTAGCCAGCGGACCTTACTCAGCCACCAACCTACCCCAGACCGATGTAGCCGCCAATCCCCGCATTTTAGGCGGTCGGGTCGATATGGGAGCGCTGGAAGTACAGACGACAACTCCGCTCTGTGGCACGGTGGTGTTTGTGACCGAAGCGGGAGCTGGTTTGCAGAACGGTAGTAGCTGGACCAACGCCTTCAGTGGCACGGCCCTGCAAACGGCCATCAACACGGCGGCCACCTGTGGCGCGCAGGTTTGGGTAGCGCAGGGCCTTTACAAACCCACCACCGGCACTGACCGCACCATCAGCTTTTCGATGAAAGAGGGGGTTGCCATCTACGGGGGCTTCCGCGGCACCGAAGGACAACTGGGCGACAGGCCAGGGGTTAATCCCGTTACGGGCCAACCGTCCAGCAGTACTCTATCGGGAGACATTGGCACATTGGGTGATTCTGGGGAGGATAGCGACAACAGCCATCAGATTATTTCCAATGGAACCGGCCTTTCGGAGCGAGCGATCCTGGATGGGTTTGTACTCACCCAAGCAACCAGTGAAGGTGGAACGGGTAACGGAGGAGCTATTGCGAATTACGGTCCTGTTTGTAATCCAACAATTCGAAACTGCCTGTTCGCAAACAATTATGCATCCAATCATGGAGGGGCTGTATATAATCAAAACAGCAGCCCTCTTATTGAAAACTGTGTGTTTGACATGAACACGAGTTTTCAGAATGGGGGCGCTATTTACAGTGAAGGGTCAGCAACGCTGGCCGTTAAAAACAGCTCCTTCAAAAAAAACCAAGGCTCCTTTGGTGGCACCGTGTTTACAAATGGCTCAGTAGTCTTAAGGCTAACCGATTGTACTTTCGAAAGCAATACGGCGGTCGACGGTGGAGTAATCAATGTCTATAGTGTTGCAGCTGTCAGTTTAACTCGCTGTCAGTTCCTGAATAACAGC
This window of the Spirosoma aerolatum genome carries:
- a CDS encoding FG-GAP-like repeat-containing protein, yielding MKNYYLTLLFTGLQLVLLSSFSQAQVPVITALNPARNQNNAPVNTNVSVTFDQPISNSTASKGGLLLIGQLRGGLLRNGQGGTASVSGSTLTFNPTTNFRPGETVFVTSTTAIQSTGGSRLARGQVYQFTTQVAGTGRANFTPSATNLDPAVGESPWGVALGDVDGDGDLDMLTANHDSDNVSVRLNDGMGNFTTPPSNPDPAVGNGPYNVALGDVDGDGDLDLLTANSISDNVSVRLNDGMGNFTPPSFNPDPAVGESPWGMALGDVDGDGDLDLLCANAYSNNVSVRLNDGQGNFTAPPTNPDPAVEIGPVSVVLGDVDGDSDLDMLTANSNSNTVSVRLNDGQGNFTAPPTNPDPAVEFGPYSVALGDVDGDGDLDMLTANIAYDNVSVRLNVGMGNFIAPPTNPDPAVGDYPYHIALGDVDADGDLDLVTANYFSDNVSVRLNDGTGNFTAPTTNPNPAVGDGPLSVALGDVDGDGDLDLLCANRLSNTVSVRLNDPVPPSIINFAATPSAVCASSPVTFTATVGNVTGAYNYTLSNGSSPLSGTANTTAFSQTLTASGSGSQSYTLTVSNGGTPATAVTSLTVNQSGPTRLYVKANATGANTGLSWDDAFTDLQSALKYACVGNLSEIWIARGVYKPVSKPSNQITLSDRAVGFEMLPDVAIYGGFEGTETELDQRPLINLSNPSSTTLSADIDGDGTLAGNGYRVIYNTRRLTSTAILDGAVITPPQNGTNTGAISNNNTSGSSSECSPQFRNLLFTGFVTGSVNSGYCVVNVAGPNATVSPSFINCIFTNNQAGTYYGVLFFNEASAQAPSTSVVQPQLINCLIADNTGQGFMYNNQLSAGRVQTEFINCSMVNLAGGLARNSTSQSTSPITIKLSNSVLWNTGGADTFRKEQGATSLSVTAQYSLLDQTITGYTSGPGNLTTTSSPFVSASDLNLPSTSPAVNAGNPASVTVASGPYSATNLPQTDVAANPRILGGRVDMGALEVQTTTPLCGTVVFVTEAGAGLQNGSSWTNAFSGTALQTAINTAATCGAQVWVAQGLYKPTTGTDRTISFSMKEGVAIYGGFRGTEGQLGDRPGVNPVTGQPSSSTLSGDIGTLGDSGEDSDNSHQIISNGTGLSERAILDGFVLTQATSEGGTGNGGAIANYGPVCNPTIRNCLFANNYASNHGGAVYNQNSSPLIENCVFDMNTSFQNGGAIYSEGSATLAVKNSSFKKNQGSFGGTVFTNGSVVLRLTDCTFESNTAVDGGVINVYSVAAVSLTRCQFLNNSAIDGNGGVMYLAAGSLIATDCRFQNNTSTDEGGVLSSQVSATFVNCIFQDNTSSGIGGAISASTSMTLTNCSFLGNKTYRGGAIYCNDIAITNCSFLGNQADQGGAICSEGGNVQLVNSVLWNNGVANSIAYPYGGDLLSARYSLFEPGVTGYTDGGNNLTTTLTPFMSTTSTQLRDCAVAINTGSNQAYSTVSGPATDLAGNNRLYNGGLIDRGAYEYQGNPTALAITNPAVMTATVGQAFSQTFMASGGSGPYSFSVVNSTLPTSLSVSIGGILSGTPTAAGSYSVLVQVSDANGCVGIASTVYGLTVANAVPVCGTVVYVTQSGAGSQNGSSWTNAFSGTALQTAINTAATCGAQVWVAQGLYKPTTGTNRSISFVMKPGVTIYGGFRGTEGQLGDRPTIIPLADQPSSSTLSGDLSGDDGPDFANNAENSYHVIKNDNNGLDNTAVLDGFVIRGGNANGNNSTDERGGAIYSLSSSPRLINCSLQRNSALVSGGAIYDTGSSFSLINCSFQQNAAVRGGAIYINASNPILINCWFQANTVTSNGGAIYNNISNPSLVNCSLQNNTATVGGGAIYNQGNRNVNNTISLINSVLFNNGGTNTFVLTDGGSLSASYSLFEPSVTGYTDGGNNLTTTITPFASGSSVALNACSPAINSGSNSAYNAVSGPLTDLAGNTRVFGGTIDRGAYEYQSNPTSLTVLNPTLTTATVNQPFSQSFTASGGSGTYSFSVVSSNLPTSLSLSGNGVLSGTPTQAGSYSVLVQVSDANGCGGTASTAYNLVVTDATPTITGFAVVPNRVCVGSPITFTATIGNIAGGYSWSLENGGPPIGSPSPTTATAFSVVLTAVGSGVQTFTLTVNSGGQRVSATTSLTVNALPIATLINNGPLTCAQTSVTLTASGGASYSFTNGSGQAVPGSGNIRTVSSPGTYSVTVVDGNGCVSTTTTTVGSNTVLNLAAGASLPQANVGVVVSLTASGATAYQWSAPPTAPLTPPATGSAVSASLTASGVQTFTLTGTSGVCSQSALVSVTALAGPDLSAIINLPDANFSAGAKKGLVVGIQEVNGASSSGSIVVTITVPVGYSVSFDNTLTSFSVSGGSANPVAVQNSLWHQSNGVAGQQISIAINTGQSVGANSVMNLGFSISRTTANAGSASNITVNIADDSSGSYDVNRLNNVYARIINGL
- a CDS encoding hybrid sensor histidine kinase/response regulator transcription factor, with the translated sequence MRTLYLLFVLISYRLLAQPTNPTAKGWQALTISDGLSQGMIYDLKQAGNGFIWLATKDGLNRYDGHNFSVYTHDPYNPYSLSDNSCSALLVDSRGRLWVGTLNQGLNLFDDRSQRFYHIDIRDTNLPGAGNHEVRLLAEDPDGNIWVNTDQDKLFRISLPDHLKTGFPTSANFTAQARFSSITLAGMATIASAHHIQFRPDGTATVGTTYGMCSFNWRQLRDMRPVNRPANLTVREWYTDDDAAQGNYWFSTQRNQVHGWLRGTHKVIGLPRQTTGALVEFLDSTTVAVATLQYLWLMKPDQLFGLDSLTARNAFTVMSPDAMGLTAFMRDRTGSIWFGTMGYGVRVFNPNVNQFTSFLPKTSVTYLHQDRAGHLYVRYFQQYAQLDKASNRLVPFLTKTNDESEPHQNYLMQSRSGFLWISNIDYNKKIHQLLKYTSNGQLLNVYRLPSQTAFGTYLNQTVEDQAGKLWIGAINGKLLQFDPEKESFIVFSYKHLLPQSGAEIEVGALYFDRAGTLWIGTTRGLVRADHPQGQPSFTIYKNDVTDRHSLSHDVVSSMVDDPNQPNRYLWVSTKGGGLERLDKRLGQFRHFTEAQGLPNKVVYGILTDEFRNLWMSTNRGLAQFNPQTFTFRTYSKADGLQDDEFNTGSYFKTAAGELLFGGVNGLTAFRAKDVVRKTLAPPQTHLVSLKINNEPITVGGADGILSQSIENTSRIDLAYDQNLITLEFAVMNFANPAHNQYRYRLVGIDDGWVEAGTNRFANYAQLPYGRYTLQMMGSADGETWSQPVTLHIRIHPPFYRTWWAYLIYALAVGFAGWQLYRFQKQRWLLQQQVSLEKQEASRLAELDALKTNFFANISHEFRTPLTLILGPIEQMAQEYAHDSRFPMLQRNANRLLSLINQLLDLSKLEAGQLRAEPEPGDMAAFFRMLASSFSSLAESRRITFTFSQNESERWVSFDRDKVEKIMTNLLANAFKFTPAGHTVSLTVQYPDQVNNPVVISVSDTGIGIATERLPHIFERFYQGATFTRSAEGKNVRPYEGTGIGLALVHELVKILGGSISVISTEGEGTTFAVTLPLADSGDSTVRWVTGLDSGVAPFVVTDGNHALERPKEAEATLATAENILLIIDDNADIRAYIRSIFAADYQILEAEDGQEGLQKATASLPDMIICDLMMPRLDGFGFCRALKKQEATSHIPVVMLTARATVEDRIEGFELGADDYLTKPFNREEIRARVKNLVQQRQRLYQWFSAKRTGLDTLPLASREPVPALLVSEQQFIDRLTQVVNQYIDEPALSVEMLAGAVNMSRSQLHRKLKAVLDTSPTNFIRKVRLIKAASLLVEGNQSITMVAYAVGFDNLSYFAKVFQEEYGMLPSHYRRTENSGHSF